In one Buchnera aphidicola (Uroleucon sonchi) genomic region, the following are encoded:
- the ftsA gene encoding cell division protein FtsA: MIISQDKKLVVGLEIGTTKVVTLVGELLPDETIKIIGLGTCVSKGIDKGRINNLDAIVECIRESIKKAETMADCHITSVYLSLSNEDINCQNEIGIVPISEEEVTKDDLENAIHIAKSVQILNEHHILHVIPQEYSIDQQSGIKNPLGLSGVRMQVRVHLITCHQNITKNIIKAVEKCDLKVNQIVFSGLASSKAVLTEEECKLGVCMIDIGGGTIDFNIYIDGFIQHSQVIPYAGNIVTNDISYAFSISHHDAEIMKIEYGSAIQSSLGSSKKIDYSNMHSNFRTNLQQDQLIEVIESRYVELLSLIKNKILNIQKKLYKKGEKYELLSGIVLTGGGSNIAFLTECAEKVFCKKVRIATPLNVSGLIENIMQPHYATVAGLLHYSKEFYTNISETQKNTSFIEKFFKKINFWFKKEF, translated from the coding sequence ATGATCATATCACAAGATAAAAAATTAGTAGTTGGATTAGAAATAGGAACTACTAAAGTAGTGACGTTAGTTGGAGAGCTATTACCAGACGAAACAATCAAAATTATTGGATTAGGAACTTGTGTATCAAAAGGTATAGATAAAGGTAGAATTAATAATTTAGATGCAATTGTTGAATGTATACGAGAATCTATTAAAAAAGCTGAAACTATGGCAGACTGTCATATCACATCAGTGTATTTATCATTATCTAATGAAGATATTAATTGTCAAAATGAAATAGGAATTGTTCCTATTTCTGAAGAAGAAGTAACAAAAGATGATCTAGAAAATGCTATACATATAGCCAAATCTGTGCAAATTTTAAATGAACATCATATCTTACATGTAATACCACAAGAATACTCAATTGATCAACAATCTGGTATAAAAAATCCATTAGGTTTATCTGGAGTGCGTATGCAAGTAAGAGTTCATTTAATTACTTGCCATCAAAATATAACAAAAAATATTATTAAAGCCGTAGAAAAATGCGATTTAAAAGTTAATCAAATTGTTTTTTCAGGTCTAGCTTCAAGTAAAGCAGTTTTAACTGAAGAAGAATGTAAACTAGGTGTATGTATGATTGATATAGGAGGAGGAACTATAGATTTTAATATTTATATTGATGGTTTTATTCAACATAGTCAAGTTATTCCATATGCTGGGAATATCGTTACTAATGATATTTCATATGCTTTTAGTATTTCTCATCATGATGCAGAAATTATGAAAATTGAATATGGATCTGCAATTCAATCATCATTAGGATCTTCAAAAAAAATTGATTATTCAAATATGCATAGTAATTTTCGAACAAATTTACAACAAGATCAATTAATAGAAGTTATTGAATCAAGATATGTTGAATTATTATCTTTAATCAAAAATAAAATTTTAAATATACAAAAAAAATTATATAAGAAAGGAGAAAAATATGAATTATTAAGCGGTATAGTCCTAACAGGAGGTGGATCAAATATTGCATTTTTAACTGAGTGTGCAGAAAAAGTGTTTTGTAAAAAAGTAAGAATTGCTACACCTTTAAATGTTTCCGGATTGATAGAGAATATTATGCAACCACATTATGCAACAGTTGCTGGATTATTACATTATAGTAAAGAATTTTATACCAATATTAGTGAAACTCAAAAAAATACTTCTTTTATTGAAAAATTTTTTAAAAAAATTAATTTTTGGTTCAAAAAAGAATTTTAA
- a CDS encoding 5'-methylthioadenosine/adenosylhomocysteine nucleosidase — protein sequence MKIGIIGAIKEEIKQLKKIIFLYKKIIIQRHTVYLGTFKNNNIFLIESGIGKVSSSIAVMILINVYQPNIIINGGSAGSLKSSLNIGDVILPKQVCYYDVDLTNFNYSYGQIPTYPQKFTVNQKCNKFFKNKYFNNQLNVQTGLIISGDSFISDNIYTSILKNLFPAAIAVDMESAAIAQICYKFNIPLIVVKSISDLSNENATFNFKKNISIAAFNAYILVKYILKKIIKK from the coding sequence ATGAAAATTGGAATTATTGGTGCGATAAAAGAAGAAATTAAACAATTAAAAAAAATAATATTTTTGTATAAAAAAATAATTATTCAACGTCATACAGTTTATCTTGGAACTTTCAAAAACAATAATATTTTTTTAATAGAATCAGGAATTGGAAAAGTTTCTTCTAGTATAGCTGTTATGATTCTTATTAATGTATATCAACCAAATATTATTATTAATGGCGGTTCTGCTGGGAGCTTAAAATCATCATTAAATATTGGTGATGTTATTCTTCCCAAACAAGTTTGTTATTATGATGTAGATTTGACAAATTTTAATTATTCCTATGGACAAATACCTACATATCCACAAAAATTTACGGTTAATCAAAAATGCAACAAATTTTTTAAAAATAAATATTTTAATAATCAATTGAATGTTCAAACAGGTTTAATAATCAGTGGTGATTCATTTATTTCTGATAATATATATACAAGTATTTTAAAAAATCTTTTTCCTGCTGCAATAGCTGTAGATATGGAATCAGCTGCTATAGCTCAAATATGTTATAAATTTAATATTCCTCTTATTGTAGTAAAATCAATTTCTGATTTGTCCAACGAAAACGCTACATTTAATTTTAAAAAAAATATATCTATTGCCGCGTTTAATGCTTATATATTAGTAAAATACATTTTAAAAAAAATAATTAAAAAATAA
- the mraY gene encoding phospho-N-acetylmuramoyl-pentapeptide-transferase gives MLIFLNKYLFLNMNIIFYIPYRMILSLLTSFFISLYMMPYLICFLEKYKKFQIIRHNGPKKHYLKQNIPTMGGIIIIFSIFFSTMIYCNLSNIDIWLIISILITYGIIGFIDDYKKIKHKNSQGLKLIWKYFWMSIYAIFLIYIIQYNTPNIFFTQLIIPFHIKNTFEVYYLYIFLSYFVIVGTSNAVNLTDGLDGLAIMPVIFAISGFALISLFSDNINNSNYLNIAYVKDSSELAILCSAIIGSGLGFLWFNSYPAKIFMGDVGSLSLGGVLGTIAILLHQQLLLVIMGGIFVCEAISVILQILSFKIRKKRMFKMAPIHHHYEEKGILEPLIIVRVWIISFIFVLIGLISLKVC, from the coding sequence ATGTTAATATTTTTAAATAAATACTTATTTTTAAATATGAATATAATTTTTTATATTCCGTATCGTATGATACTTAGCTTGTTAACGTCTTTTTTTATTAGTTTATATATGATGCCGTATTTAATATGTTTTTTAGAAAAATATAAAAAATTTCAAATAATTCGTCATAATGGTCCTAAAAAACATTATTTAAAACAAAATATACCAACTATGGGTGGAATAATTATTATTTTTTCTATATTTTTTTCCACAATGATATATTGCAATCTATCAAATATAGATATTTGGTTAATTATAAGCATTTTAATAACATATGGGATAATAGGTTTTATAGATGATTATAAAAAAATTAAACATAAAAATAGTCAAGGATTAAAATTAATATGGAAATATTTTTGGATGTCTATTTATGCTATATTTTTAATATATATTATACAATATAATACTCCAAACATTTTTTTTACTCAATTAATTATCCCGTTTCATATAAAAAATACTTTTGAAGTATATTATTTATATATTTTTCTTTCTTATTTTGTCATCGTTGGAACCAGTAATGCGGTTAATTTAACAGATGGATTAGATGGGTTAGCTATTATGCCTGTTATTTTTGCAATATCTGGTTTTGCATTAATATCTTTGTTTAGTGATAACATAAATAACTCTAATTATTTAAATATTGCTTATGTAAAAGACTCAAGTGAATTAGCTATATTATGTTCTGCAATAATTGGATCAGGCTTAGGTTTTCTATGGTTTAATAGTTATCCAGCTAAAATTTTTATGGGAGATGTAGGATCATTATCTTTAGGGGGTGTTTTAGGAACAATAGCAATTTTATTACATCAACAATTATTACTGGTTATTATGGGTGGTATTTTTGTGTGTGAAGCTATTTCAGTAATATTACAAATACTATCTTTTAAAATAAGAAAAAAAAGAATGTTTAAAATGGCTCCAATTCATCATCACTATGAAGAAAAAGGTATATTAGAACCTTTAATTATTGTTAGAGTTTGGATTATATCATTCATTTTCGTGCTTATAGGACTTATTTCATTAAAGGTATGTTAA
- the murD gene encoding UDP-N-acetylmuramoyl-L-alanine--D-glutamate ligase: protein MSYNYFGKKILILGIGLTGISCINFFLKKGIKPKIIDESHNPVLFMKIPKNIQYSLGGLKNEWIIESDLIIISPGISPFKPILIKARLLGIEIISDIELFAREVSVPIIAITGTNGKSTVATMITKIAKYAGYRALLGGNIGLPVLDIIDKKTDLYIIELSSFQLENTFNLKSKISVILNISKDHINRYPQGFEQYKQTKLSIFHQADICIMNSYDQLKNILYKKNKTFITFGNKNSDYYIDQKSDSYILFHKNQKILNSSELLLSGYHNYNNVLVAIAISDAMQFSRKHTIYILKNFISLPHRFQTIKNENNIHWINDSKSTNVNSTEAALKSVHTTGMIHLLLGGDSKSNTFDILKKYFKKTKIKIYCFGKDGLKISQICKKKSIYVNKLEEAMMLILKNIQSGDTVLLSPGCSSLDQFSNFEERGNLFIKIIQEHT from the coding sequence ATGTCATACAATTATTTTGGCAAAAAAATATTAATTTTAGGAATAGGATTAACTGGAATATCTTGTATTAATTTTTTTTTAAAAAAAGGTATAAAACCAAAAATTATTGATGAATCTCACAATCCTGTATTATTTATGAAAATACCTAAAAATATTCAATATAGTTTAGGTGGTTTAAAAAATGAATGGATTATAGAATCAGATTTAATTATTATTAGTCCAGGAATTTCTCCTTTTAAACCAATTTTAATCAAAGCACGTTTATTAGGAATTGAAATTATTAGTGATATAGAATTATTTGCAAGAGAGGTATCTGTTCCAATCATTGCTATTACAGGAACAAACGGAAAAAGCACTGTAGCTACAATGATTACAAAAATTGCAAAATATGCTGGTTATCGTGCTTTGTTAGGTGGAAATATTGGTTTACCAGTTTTAGATATAATTGATAAAAAAACAGATCTCTATATCATAGAATTATCTAGTTTTCAGTTAGAAAATACATTTAACTTAAAATCAAAAATATCTGTGATCTTAAATATTTCTAAAGATCATATAAATCGCTATCCACAAGGTTTTGAACAGTATAAACAAACTAAATTATCTATTTTTCATCAAGCCGATATTTGCATAATGAATTCTTATGATCAATTAAAAAATATTTTATATAAAAAAAATAAAACTTTCATTACTTTTGGAAATAAAAATAGTGATTACTATATTGATCAAAAATCAGATTCTTATATTTTATTTCATAAAAACCAAAAAATACTAAATAGTTCTGAATTATTATTATCTGGTTATCATAATTATAATAATGTATTAGTTGCTATTGCGATTTCAGATGCAATGCAATTTTCTAGAAAACATACAATATATATATTAAAAAATTTTATTAGTTTACCACATAGATTTCAAACAATTAAGAATGAAAATAATATACATTGGATAAACGATTCTAAATCTACTAATGTTAATAGTACTGAAGCAGCTTTAAAATCTGTACATACAACAGGTATGATACATTTATTATTAGGCGGAGATAGCAAATCAAATACTTTTGATATATTAAAAAAATATTTTAAAAAAACAAAAATAAAAATTTATTGTTTTGGTAAAGATGGATTAAAAATTTCGCAAATATGTAAAAAAAAATCAATCTATGTAAATAAATTAGAAGAAGCAATGATGCTAATTTTAAAAAATATTCAATCAGGAGACACCGTACTTTTATCTCCTGGATGTAGCAGTTTAGATCAATTTTCTAATTTTGAAGAGAGAGGTAATCTTTTTATAAAGATCATACAGGAACACACGTAA
- the ftsZ gene encoding cell division protein FtsZ has product MFEATELSNNAIIKVIGVGGGGGNAVEHMIRERIEGVEFFAVNTDAQALRKIEVEQTIQIGNNVTKGLGAGANPEIGRTSAEEDKEILKSALDGADMVFIAAGMGGGTGTGAAPVVAEIAKELGILTVAVVTKPFNFEGKKRMIVAEQGVIELSKYVDSLITIPNDKLLKVLNRGISLLDAFSAANNVLKGAVQGIAELITRPGLMNVDFADVRTVMVEMGYAMMGTGISSGENRAEESAEIAISSPLLEDIDLSGARGVLVNITAGFDLKLDEFETVGNTIRSFASDNATVVIGTSLDPDMNDTLRVTVVATGIGMEKNIDLNQIKNKSSREALMDYRYQYLNLSSSKIDKKNIKKEIKSSENKVNQEPEYLDIPSFLRKKSD; this is encoded by the coding sequence ATGTTTGAAGCTACAGAATTAAGTAATAATGCGATAATTAAAGTAATTGGAGTTGGAGGTGGAGGTGGTAATGCAGTAGAGCATATGATAAGAGAACGAATTGAAGGAGTAGAATTTTTTGCTGTTAATACAGATGCACAAGCATTAAGAAAAATAGAAGTAGAACAAACTATACAAATAGGAAATAATGTTACTAAAGGATTAGGTGCTGGAGCTAATCCAGAAATTGGGCGTACATCAGCAGAAGAAGATAAAGAAATATTAAAATCTGCATTAGATGGTGCTGATATGGTATTTATTGCTGCTGGAATGGGAGGTGGCACAGGTACTGGAGCAGCTCCTGTAGTCGCAGAAATAGCAAAAGAATTAGGAATTTTAACTGTTGCAGTTGTTACAAAACCTTTTAATTTTGAAGGAAAAAAAAGAATGATTGTGGCAGAACAAGGAGTAATTGAATTATCAAAATATGTCGATTCTTTAATTACAATTCCTAATGATAAACTATTAAAAGTTTTGAATCGCGGGATTTCTTTGCTTGATGCTTTTAGCGCAGCTAATAATGTTTTAAAAGGTGCTGTACAAGGTATTGCTGAGCTAATTACTAGACCTGGATTAATGAATGTAGATTTTGCTGATGTTCGTACTGTAATGGTTGAAATGGGATATGCTATGATGGGAACTGGAATATCTTCTGGAGAGAATCGTGCAGAAGAATCTGCAGAAATAGCTATATCAAGTCCTTTATTAGAAGATATTGATTTGTCTGGTGCTCGTGGTGTATTAGTTAATATTACAGCTGGTTTTGATTTAAAATTAGATGAATTTGAAACAGTAGGAAATACAATTCGATCATTTGCATCAGATAATGCTACTGTTGTAATAGGAACTTCTTTAGATCCGGATATGAATGATACTTTACGTGTTACAGTTGTCGCTACTGGAATTGGCATGGAAAAAAATATTGATCTTAATCAAATAAAAAATAAATCTTCTAGAGAAGCGTTAATGGATTATCGTTATCAATATTTAAATCTTTCTTCATCAAAAATAGACAAAAAAAATATTAAAAAAGAAATCAAAAGCTCAGAAAATAAAGTTAATCAAGAGCCAGAATATTTAGATATTCCATCTTTTCTTCGTAAAAAATCAGATTAA
- a CDS encoding D-alanine--D-alanine ligase codes for MNKKIAVLLGGTSSERDVSIKSGYAILNSLLKSKLNAYPIDVRDDSILELKQNGFNQAFIALHGKGGEDGSIQGFLEYCNIPYTGSGIMASSISIDKFRTKLLWKSRGLLTAPDIYISKKKNIESFFSTIEKQTLQLGLPVIIKPNQHGSSIGITVVSSITQLYDAIKNAFSYDNNIIIEKFISGKEYTVSILGKNILPPILISTKSQFYDYNAKYISNSAKYASSGELSANQEKKLKTIAMLAWNTLGCHGCARIDFILDDQDQFWLLEINTIPGMTNRSLTPMSARFAGISFDELVLSILDMNNKYI; via the coding sequence ATGAATAAAAAAATAGCAGTTTTGTTAGGTGGAACATCTTCAGAAAGAGATGTTTCTATTAAATCAGGATATGCAATTCTTAATAGTTTATTAAAATCTAAATTAAATGCTTATCCAATTGATGTACGTGATGATTCTATTTTAGAATTAAAACAAAATGGATTCAATCAAGCATTTATTGCACTGCATGGAAAGGGTGGAGAAGATGGTAGCATACAAGGATTTCTGGAATATTGTAATATACCTTATACAGGAAGTGGAATCATGGCTTCTTCAATTTCTATAGATAAATTTAGAACTAAATTATTATGGAAATCGCGCGGTTTATTAACAGCTCCTGATATTTATATTTCGAAAAAAAAAAATATTGAGTCTTTTTTTTCTACTATAGAAAAACAAACATTACAATTAGGGCTTCCTGTCATTATAAAACCAAATCAACATGGTTCTAGTATCGGTATAACAGTTGTTTCTTCTATTACACAACTTTATGACGCAATTAAAAATGCATTTAGTTATGATAATAATATTATTATTGAAAAATTTATATCAGGGAAAGAATATACTGTCTCTATTTTAGGTAAAAATATTTTACCTCCTATTCTCATTTCTACTAAAAGTCAATTTTATGATTATAATGCTAAATATATATCCAATTCTGCTAAATATGCGTCTTCAGGTGAATTAAGCGCTAATCAAGAAAAAAAATTAAAAACAATAGCCATGTTGGCTTGGAATACATTAGGATGTCATGGTTGTGCAAGAATTGATTTTATATTAGATGATCAAGATCAATTTTGGTTATTAGAAATTAATACTATACCTGGCATGACAAATCGCAGTTTAACTCCAATGTCTGCACGTTTTGCAGGAATATCATTTGATGAATTAGTATTATCTATTTTAGATATGAATAATAAATATATTTAA
- the ftsW gene encoding cell division protein FtsW codes for MQIQKEKITNKENNLEKIDAKIFHVILYDRILLWLTLNLFSIGFIMVISTSIPISQNIYHTPFFFIKREILYFFLIFLLSLIILRTPMSFWKTNSIFILITSILLLIFVLIIGNSIHGSFRWINIGFLHIQPSEICKITSFCYIASYLSRKYYEVRNHFWGFFKPMSVIIIESMLLLAEPDLGTAIVIFFTTITVLFLSGVKIGQFLFIITISILSIILLILLEPYRIKRVLSFWNPWEDPFGHGYQLTQSLIALGQGNFLGKGLGNSIQKLNYLPDAHSDFIFSIIGEEFGCIGSCCILFIIFIISIRALHIGQKALEIKQIFSGFLASSIGIWLSFQTFINVGAVTGLLPTKGLTLPFISYGGSSLIINSIAIFFLLRIDFELRLKTSQAFPRGSK; via the coding sequence ATGCAAATACAAAAAGAAAAAATAACAAATAAAGAAAATAATTTAGAAAAAATAGATGCCAAAATTTTTCATGTCATACTATATGATCGCATATTATTATGGTTAACATTGAATTTATTTTCTATTGGATTTATTATGGTTATTTCTACTTCTATACCTATTAGTCAAAATATATATCATACACCATTTTTTTTTATTAAAAGAGAAATATTATATTTTTTTTTAATATTTTTATTATCTTTGATTATTTTACGAACTCCCATGAGTTTTTGGAAAACAAATAGTATTTTTATACTAATTACTTCAATTTTATTACTTATTTTTGTTTTAATAATTGGAAATTCAATACATGGATCATTTAGATGGATAAATATAGGTTTTTTACATATACAACCATCTGAAATATGTAAAATTACTTCTTTTTGTTATATAGCTAGTTATTTATCACGAAAATATTATGAAGTACGTAATCATTTTTGGGGATTTTTTAAACCCATGAGTGTAATTATTATAGAATCTATGCTACTTTTAGCAGAACCTGATTTAGGAACAGCTATTGTTATTTTTTTTACTACTATTACAGTATTATTCCTATCTGGAGTTAAAATAGGACAATTTTTATTTATTATTACTATCAGTATTTTATCAATTATTTTATTAATATTATTAGAACCCTATCGCATTAAAAGAGTATTATCTTTTTGGAATCCTTGGGAAGACCCATTTGGTCACGGATATCAATTAACACAATCATTAATTGCATTAGGTCAAGGAAATTTTCTCGGAAAAGGTTTAGGAAACTCAATACAAAAATTAAATTATTTACCAGACGCGCATAGTGATTTTATATTTTCTATTATAGGTGAAGAATTCGGTTGTATTGGTTCTTGTTGTATACTTTTTATTATTTTTATTATTTCCATTCGTGCTTTACATATTGGACAAAAAGCTTTAGAAATAAAGCAAATTTTTTCAGGATTTTTAGCTTCTTCAATTGGCATTTGGCTTAGCTTTCAAACATTTATTAATGTTGGTGCTGTTACTGGTCTTTTACCTACCAAAGGATTAACTTTACCATTTATTAGTTATGGCGGTTCAAGTTTAATTATTAATTCAATAGCTATTTTTTTTCTATTAAGAATCGATTTTGAGTTAAGATTAAAAACATCACAAGCTTTTCCTAGAGGATCGAAATGA
- the erpA gene encoding iron-sulfur cluster insertion protein ErpA, whose protein sequence is MKKFSKQHLKITEKAIKKLKSIIKIKNNYNLKLRIYINGGGCSGFQYEFIFDECTNPDDIIITQSGVSLIIDPISLQYLYGGTVDYLENLEGSKFIIFNPNAKNTCSCGVSFGI, encoded by the coding sequence ATGAAAAAATTTTCTAAACAACACTTAAAAATTACAGAAAAAGCAATAAAAAAATTAAAAAGTATTATAAAAATTAAAAATAATTATAATTTAAAACTAAGAATTTATATAAATGGCGGAGGTTGTAGTGGATTTCAATATGAATTTATTTTTGATGAATGCACAAATCCAGATGATATTATCATTACACAATCAGGTGTTTCGTTAATTATTGATCCTATAAGTTTACAATATTTATATGGCGGAACAGTAGATTATTTAGAAAACTTAGAAGGTTCTAAATTTATTATTTTTAATCCTAATGCAAAAAATACATGTAGTTGTGGTGTATCATTTGGTATTTAA
- the murG gene encoding undecaprenyldiphospho-muramoylpentapeptide beta-N-acetylglucosaminyltransferase: protein MISKKIIIMAGGSGGHIFPGLTIARYLIKKGWSVNWIGTKNSIESEIIPKYDIRIHFIKIQGLRNANLKKIIFSPIYILRACYQINQIIKNWSPNIILGMGGYVSGPGGIAAWQSNIPLIIHEQNKIAGITNYWLSKISTQNIQAYVGALKHAIVVGNPVCESIINTPKPIERFKNRIGFLRILVIGGSQGASILNHILPEAFFLLKKQIVVWHQTGKNELEQTKKKYKKLGLDHVLITSFIKNMADAYQWADIIICRSGALTVSEISIVGLAAIFIPYPHKDKQQHRNAEDLERVGAAKIIDQSNLNTISIVNILNALTRKKLLIMAERAFSLGVRDATKNIFNIINNISKQYEYKKN, encoded by the coding sequence ATGATTTCTAAAAAAATAATAATCATGGCTGGAGGTAGTGGTGGTCATATTTTTCCAGGATTAACTATAGCACGTTATTTAATAAAAAAAGGGTGGTCTGTAAATTGGATAGGGACAAAAAATAGTATTGAATCTGAAATTATACCAAAATATGATATAAGAATTCATTTTATTAAAATTCAAGGATTACGGAATGCTAACTTAAAAAAAATAATTTTTTCACCAATATACATATTACGTGCTTGTTACCAAATTAATCAAATAATCAAAAATTGGTCTCCAAATATTATTTTAGGAATGGGAGGATATGTATCTGGTCCAGGAGGAATAGCTGCTTGGCAGTCTAATATTCCACTGATTATTCATGAACAAAATAAAATTGCAGGTATTACTAATTATTGGTTATCGAAAATATCTACTCAAAATATACAAGCATATGTTGGAGCTTTAAAACATGCAATAGTTGTAGGAAATCCAGTATGTGAAAGTATCATAAATACCCCAAAACCTATTGAACGCTTTAAAAATAGAATAGGTTTTTTAAGGATATTAGTAATAGGAGGTAGTCAAGGAGCATCTATTTTAAATCATATTTTACCAGAAGCATTTTTTTTACTCAAAAAACAAATTGTTGTTTGGCATCAAACAGGTAAAAATGAATTAGAACAAACTAAAAAAAAATATAAAAAACTCGGATTAGATCACGTTTTAATTACTTCTTTTATTAAAAATATGGCTGATGCTTATCAATGGGCAGATATAATTATTTGTCGTTCTGGAGCTCTTACAGTAAGTGAAATATCTATAGTTGGATTGGCTGCTATATTTATACCTTATCCACATAAAGATAAACAACAACATCGTAATGCCGAAGATCTAGAAAGAGTTGGTGCTGCTAAAATTATTGATCAATCTAATTTGAATACTATATCAATAGTAAACATATTGAATGCGTTAACTAGAAAAAAACTTTTAATTATGGCAGAAAGAGCTTTTTCTTTGGGTGTACGTGACGCAACGAAAAATATTTTTAATATTATTAATAATATATCTAAACAATATGAATATAAAAAAAATTAA
- the murC gene encoding UDP-N-acetylmuramate--L-alanine ligase — protein sequence MNIKKINFFKTNKTKKNIHFIGISGSGMSGIALILLQLGYKISGSDLLKNNMTEQLINLGAKIYFQHAEKNIQNVDIIVRSSAIKSNNIEIISAKKNNIPILSRANLLSMLMQFKYGIAISGTHGKTTTTSMISDIFIETGLDPTIVNGGLIKSINSHAKLGNSNYLIAEADESDGSFLLLNPKIVIVTNIESDHMDYYNHNFIKLKKAFLTFLNKIPLYSIAIICIDNDAIHSILPHVKCKLLTYGFNQNADIRICDYTQTQFVSTFQLIIKNQTILNITLNMPGKHNILNATAAIALAIHEKINNENIIKSLKNFQGTCRRFEFLGKYLINKNIDNNSAIFIDDYGHHPTELSENIKTIRMSWPNKNLIMIFQPHRYTRTHNLYNDFIKSLCQVDFLLILHVYPANEQYIFGADSFALYNDIKKLKKNDITLINDNNIILDTIMSKLSGNDIILIQGAGDINQIIHQKLIQKIKKVII from the coding sequence ATGAATATAAAAAAAATTAATTTTTTTAAAACTAATAAAACAAAAAAAAATATTCATTTTATTGGCATTAGTGGATCAGGTATGTCAGGAATTGCTTTAATTTTATTACAATTAGGATATAAAATTAGCGGTTCAGATTTGTTAAAAAACAACATGACAGAACAATTGATTAATCTCGGAGCAAAAATATATTTTCAACATGCTGAAAAAAATATTCAAAACGTTGATATTATTGTAAGATCTAGTGCTATTAAATCAAATAATATAGAAATAATTAGTGCTAAAAAAAATAATATTCCTATATTATCAAGAGCAAATTTGTTAAGCATGTTAATGCAATTTAAATATGGGATAGCAATTTCTGGTACTCATGGAAAAACAACTACTACTTCTATGATTTCAGATATTTTTATTGAAACCGGTTTGGATCCTACTATCGTTAATGGTGGTTTAATAAAATCTATCAATTCTCATGCAAAATTAGGAAATTCTAATTATTTAATTGCAGAAGCAGATGAAAGTGATGGTTCATTTTTATTATTAAATCCCAAAATAGTTATTGTTACTAATATTGAATCTGACCATATGGATTATTATAATCATAATTTTATTAAATTAAAAAAAGCATTTTTAACTTTTTTAAACAAAATACCATTATATAGCATTGCTATTATATGTATAGATAATGATGCAATTCACAGTATTTTACCTCATGTTAAATGTAAATTGCTTACATATGGATTTAATCAAAATGCAGATATTCGTATTTGCGATTATACACAAACTCAATTTGTGTCAACATTTCAATTAATTATAAAAAATCAAACTATATTAAATATAACATTAAATATGCCAGGAAAGCATAATATATTAAATGCTACAGCTGCTATTGCGCTTGCAATTCATGAGAAGATAAACAATGAAAATATAATTAAATCTTTAAAAAATTTTCAAGGCACTTGTAGAAGATTTGAATTTTTAGGAAAATATTTAATTAACAAAAATATAGATAATAATAGTGCTATTTTTATAGATGATTATGGACATCATCCTACAGAATTATCAGAAAATATTAAAACAATCAGGATGAGTTGGCCAAATAAAAATTTAATTATGATTTTTCAGCCTCATCGTTATACTAGAACACATAATTTATATAATGATTTTATCAAAAGTTTATGTCAAGTCGATTTTTTATTAATATTACATGTATATCCAGCAAACGAACAATATATTTTTGGAGCAGATAGTTTTGCGCTGTATAATGATATTAAAAAATTAAAAAAGAATGATATTACATTAATTAATGATAATAATATTATATTAGATACTATTATGTCAAAATTAAGTGGAAACGATATTATTCTAATACAAGGCGCTGGTGATATAAATCAAATCATTCATCAAAAATTAATTCAAAAAATAAAAAAAGTGATAATATGA